One Labilithrix sp. genomic window, TTGGGCCGGTCGGATCGAGCGCGCGCGGGCGAGGCGGACGCGAACGATCGCGATCGTTCTCGCCGTCGTGGCGTTCGCGGTCCGGCTCGTCTGGGGGATCGCGGTGCAGTCGCCGTTCGACGCCCTCTACTCCGACATGGCCAACTACCACGGGCGCGCGATCGACCTCCTCGACGGCGCGACGCGCGGGGATCCGCGCAACTACGCGTTCTTCCCGTGGGGAGCGCACGTGCTGATCGCGCTGGAGCTCGCGGTGGTGGGGCGCACCTCGCAGATCGGCGTCGCGCTCGTGCACGCGCTCGTCGGCACGATCCCGGTCGTGTGCGTCGTCGCGATCACCGCGCGGGTCGTGCGACCTTTGGCGATCGTCGCGGTCGCGGGGCTCGTCGCGGCGCTCTGGCAGCCGGCGGTGGTGCACTCCGGGTTCTTCATGTCCGAGATGTGGTTCTCGGCGGCGATCGCGCTCGGGTCGGCGCTGATGCTTCGCTCCCTCGAGGGCAAGAGCGGCGCGCTCGGGGCCGGCTGCGCGTTCGCGGTCGCGATCGCGGTGCGGCCGCAGGCGATGTTGACCGTCGCGCTCGTGGCGGCGCTCGTCGTCGTGCGAGCCGCGCGCACGCGCGCGATGCTCGACGGCTGGGCGCGCCTCGTGGCGCCGATCGCGCTCGTGCTCGCGTTCTCGGCCGTGCGGATGCATCAGCTCTCGGGGCACTGGGGGCTCGTCTCGGAGAACGGGCCGCTCAATCGCGTGTTCGGCGCGACGCACATCGGGCGCGTGCAGGCGCGCTGGCAGAACCAGTATGGCCAATACGAGGCCTGGTACACGCCGCCGGCGAAGATGCCCGTTCGGCCCGAAGACATCGTCGCGTACGAGGGGTACATCGGCGACGCCGAGATCCTCGACCGGATCCGCGAGGAGCACATGAAGCGGGAGACGCGCTCGGAGTACGCGCGGCGCCTCGTCCGCAACACGCGCCTGCTCGCCTTCCGGCTCGTCTTCCCGGAGGAAGACTTCGCGGCGCGCGTCCCGTTTCGGCGCGTCCTCCAGCGCGTGTATCGCGTCGTGCTCGTCAACTTGCTGCCGATCGGGGCGTTCGGGCTCGCGGCGATGCTCGTGGCGCGGAGGAAGCGGCTCGTCGGGATCGTCGTGCTCGCGAACGGGCTCACCGTCGTCGTCGTCGCCGCGCTCTACTTCGCGGAGGCGCGGCTTCGCATGCCGTACGACTCCTTCGTGATCGTCGGCGCCGCGGCCGGCGTCTCCGCGCTGATCGCGATCGGAAAGCGCGTCCGCAGCTTCGTCCGCGAGCGGCATCGTTCTTGATGCGCGGCGGGCATGAACCCGCAGGAGAAACACCCGAAGCCGCCGTTCGAAGACGATCCGCAGTCGATCCCGGCGCGCGAATCCAGGATGCGTGACAAACCCGACCACGGCGAGACGAGCTACCGCGGCCATGGCAAGTTGAAGGACCGCGTGGCGATCGTGACCGGCGGCGACAGCGGCATCGGGCGCGCGGTCGCGCTCGCGTTCGCGCGGGAAGGCGCCGACGTCGCGATCGCCTACCTCGACGAGCACGACGACGCGAAGGAGACCAAGCGCCTCGTCGAGGAGGCCGGCCGCCGCGCCCTCCTCGTCGCCGGCGACCTCGCCGAGAAGGAGGCCTGCCACCGTCTCGTCGATACGGTCGTCGACACGTTCGGGCGCGTCGACGTCCTCGTCAACAACGCCGCCCATCAGGGCAAGGCGGCGGACACGTTCGAGGACCTCGACCCCGAGCGCGTCGAACGCACGTTCAAGGTGAACATCCTCGCGATGTTCCACCTCGTGCGGCGCGCGCTCCCGCACATGAAGGAGGGCGCGAGCATCATCAACGTCGCGTCGATCCAGGCGTACCAGCCGTCGAAGGAGATCCTCGACTACGCCGCGACGAAGGGCGCGATCGTGACGTTCACGAAAGGCCTCGCGGAGGAGACGATCGAGCGCGGCATCCGCGTGAACTGCGTCGCGCCGGGACCGGTGTGGACGCCGATCATCGTGCAGTCGTTCGAGAAGGAGAAGATCGCCGACTTCGGATCGCGCTCCGTCATGAAGCGGCCCGCGCAGCCCGCCGAGCTCGCGCCGGCGTTCGTCTTCCTCGCGAGCGACGAGGCGAGCTACGTCAACGGCGAGGTGCTCGGCGTCACCGGCGGCAAGCCGCTGTCGTGAAGGCCTTCTTCACCGGATCCCACACCGGCTTGCACTCGCGGCGCACCGGCTTCGCGGCCGGCGGCGGCGGCGGCGGTCGTGAGCTCGACGCCGACGTGCTCGATGTGCTCGCCGCGGGGACGCACGCGGTCGCGGCCGGCTCGGCGGAGGTGGAGGTCGCGACGGGCGTGATCTCGAGCAGCGCGGCGGGCAGCGGCGGCACGGTCGCCGCCGGCGCCGGCGGCGACGACGCGGGAGGGGAGGGCGCCGCCGCTGGGGCGCGCGAGACGTGACGTGTCGCCACGAAGCTGGCGGCGAAGACACACGCCGCCGCGACGAGCCACGGCCACACGCGTCGCCTCCCCGCCGCCGCGGGCGCGCCCGACTGCGTCATCGCGGGCACCGACTCCGGCGGCGCGGAGTCGTGCGCCGCGACCGCGCGCGCGAACGGCGACATCACGATCGGCCCGTCGACGAGCGCGGCGAGACGCGCATCCGAGTCGGAGAGCACGTCACGACGCTTCGCCGGCAGCGCGCCGGAGCTCGGTGCGTCGCGAGAGGAGCGGCGCTTCTCGGACGCCGGCAGCGCGCCGGAGCTCGGCGCGGCGGCGGCTGGCAAGCGAGGGCCTGACTCGAGCGCCTCGCGCGCCGCGGCGGCGGCGGCGAGCTGGGCCGAGTCGAGCGCCTCCGCGAGCGGGGCGAACCCAGCGCTCGGGGTCGCCGGCTCGAGGCACGGCGAGGAACGTGGGAGGACGAAGAGCGCGCCGTCCTCGCCGCGCGGCGGACGCTTCGCCGTCGCGACGAGCTCGGACTCGTCGACCTCGACCGAACGCGGCGACGGCTGCGCCACCGCGGCGAGCTCCGCTTCCAGCTCCTCCGGGAAGAACACACGAGGCGTGGGGACCGTCATGCGCTCTTCGGCCGGGTCGGGATCGGCGGCGACGGCCACGCTCCGTCGCGACAGCGTGGCGGCCTCGACGCGGGAGCTCGCGCGCCACTCCTCCTCGCTCTGCGCGAGCGTGCGGCGGAGCCTCGCCATGTGGTCGTCCGCGACCTCGGCGAGCCACGCGCCGAGGTCCGCCTGCGTCGCGGGCGGATGCGCGGTGCACATCGCCTCCGCCATCTCGAGCGCCGTCGCGTACCGGTCGCCGGGCGCGAGCGAGATCGCGCGCATCACGACGGCGTCGAGCGCGATCAACCGCTTCCACCCCGCCTGGCCCATGCTCCGGCGCCACGCGCTGCACTCCTCGACCAGCGTCGGGATCGTCCCGTCGAACAGCATCGAGAGGTAGTCCGTCTCGCTCATGCTCTCGCCGATGCGGCGGTTCGCGAGGAGCTCCCACATCACGACGCCGGCCGCGTAGACGTCGGCGCGCCGCGTGATCGGATCGGCCTTGATCTGCTCCGGCGCCATGTAGCTCAGCTTGCCCTTCATCACGCCAGGCCGCGTCTGGTGCGCGCTCGTCCGCGCCTTCGCGATGCCGAAGTCGAGGAGGCGCGGGACGCCCTCCGTGCTCAGCATGATGTTCTGCGGGGACACGTCGCGATGGATCACGTCGAGCGGCGTGCCGAGCTCGTCGCGCGCCTCGTGCGCCGCGTGGAGCCCCGCGAGCACGCCCGCGACGATCGCGACGGAGATGCCGGTCGGGATCGGCTTCAGCGCCATCCGCGCGCGACGCATCACGACGCTGAGCGGCACGCCGTGCACGTACTCCTGCACGAGCATCACCTCCGCGCCGGTCACGACGACGTCGAGGACCGGCACCACGTTCGGATGATGGATCCGCGACGCGATGCGCGCCTCGTCGTGGAACATCGTCACGAACTCGGGGTCCTCCGCGTATTCGGGATGGAGCCGCTTCGCCGCGACGAGGCGATGGAACCCCTCCGCGCCCGTCACGCGCGCGGCGTGCACCGACGCCATGCCCCCGCGCGCGATCTCGGCGTGGAGCACGTAGCGGCCGACCTTCTCCGGTCCGACGCGCTCGTCGTCGCAGGTCATCGCCATGCGACCTCCGCCCCCCGAAGGCCGCACGCACGCGCGAAGGTGGACTGCATACTTGCCGGAGGGCACGCCGCGGTCCATCGCGCCGAGGCCCATTTTCCCGTGCCGCGCGCGCGCGTTGCGGGGTCCTCCCCGCAGGACGATTGCGGGATGCACACATCAGCAACGAACGTCAGCGGCGCTTCGGGTCGAGGCCGTGCTTCTGCGCGAGCTGGTGCAGGTACATGCGGTCCATCTTTGCGTCGCGGGCGGCCTTGCTGAAGTTGCCGCCGGTGCGGGTGAGGAGCGGCTCGAGGTAGGACTTCTCGAACTCCGCGATCGCCGCCTCCTTCGCCTCCTTGAACGGGACCGTCGCCGCCTCCTCCGGCGAGTAGCGGCGGACCGTGCCGCTGCGATGCGGGAGCGACGCGTCGGAGAGGACCAGGCTGCGCTCGACGTGGTTGCGGAGCTCGCGCACGTTGCCGGGCCAGTCGTGGCGCGCGAGGTCGGCGAGGACCGCGTCGTCGATCGCGCGCGGGCGGCCGAGCGCTTGGAGGAACGCGCGCGCGAGGAGCGGGACGTCGTCGAGGCGCTCGCGCAGCGGCGGGATGCGGACGGTGAGCTTCGCGAGGCGATAGTAGAGGTCCTCGCGGAAGCGGCCGCGGTTCACCTCCGGCTCGAGGTCGCGGTTCGTCGCCGCGATGACGCGGACGTCGACGCGCTTGCCGCGGTTCTGCCCCACGCGCCGGACCTCGCGGTTCTCGAGCGCGCGGAGGAGCTTCGGCTGGAGCTCGAGCGGGAGCTCGCCGATCTCATCGAGGAAGAGCGTGCCGCCGTCGGCCGCTTCGAAGGCGCCCTCGCGCTCGCGGTCGGCGCCGGTGAAGGCGCCGCGCACGTGGCCGAAGAGCTCGCTCTCGACGAGCGAAGGCGAGATCGCTCCGCAGTCGACGACGACGAGCGGGCCGTCGGCGCGCGCGCTCCGCTGGATGATCTCCGTCGCGACGAGCTCCTTGCCGGTGCCGCTCTCGCCGAGGACGAGCGTGTCGATGTCGCTCGCGGCGACGCGCTCGACGATCTCGAAGAGACGGAGCATCGGCGGGCTCGCGCCGACGAGCGCGCCGAACGAGTCGCGCGGCGGCGGCGCGGACGTGTGCGTCTTGCCGGGGACGAGGCGCAGTGTCGTGTCGCCGAGCGTGAGCGTCGCCTCGCGCTCGACCTCGGCGACGAGCACGCGCACGCCGTCGAGACGTGTGCCGTTGAGCGAGCCGGAGTCGGTGAGGCGCCAGCGACCGTTCTCGCGCGTGAGCCGGCAGTGGAAGCGCGACACCGTCGCGTCGTCGAGCACGAGCTCGTTCGAGGGATGCGAACCGATCCGCACGACGTCGTCGCCGTAGACGCGCGCGCCGATCGCGATCGTCGCGTGCTCGGTCATGAGGCCGAGGAGCGGGTTGGTCCGCTTTGCGAGCGTCGGTTCCTCTCGGCGCCGCATCACCTTGGAGCTTAGCGCGCGGCGGTCTCCTCCGCGTCCTGCTTCTCCCAGCGCTCCTTCAAATAGGGGTACGTCGTCTCACCCATTGCGTGCAGCTGCCGCACGTGGTCTGCGGCGAGCTTGCCGTGGAATCCAGCGATGTGAAAGCTGCCTTCGTCGACCTTGTAGAACTGGTGCATCTTCGGTCGCGGTCCGTCGATGGAGCACGGCTTGCGCCGGATCGACTCGAGCTCGAGCAGCTTTCCGACGCACTCCTGAACGCTCGGGTAGGGGCCGGTCGGGATGGTCGTGTGGGTGATGGCGAAGAGCTTCTCGTTCTTCCGCGCCGCCTGGGAGAAGCGGGTCCACCGCTCGAGGCCGGCCGTGTTTATCGTGCGTTTCCTGACGTTCTTGAAATTCGTGAAAAATCCGTCGGCGAGGAGGACCGCGTCGACGCGGTCCGCCGTCGTGTCGGACATGATCCGCGAGATCGAGCTGAAGCCGGCGCTCCACGCCGACAGGGCGAGGCGTCCGAGCTTCGCCTCGCCGCGCGACTTCGTCACCTCGGCCTCGACGTCGGCGAGCAAGCGCTCGAAGACCTCCGGGTCCTTGAAGGCGTTCGAGTAGGGCGGCGTCCCCATCCCCAGGTTGACGCTCACGACCGCGACGTTCAGCTTCGCGCGCTCGACGTTCTGCTCCTGCCAGCGGCCTTCGCCGTGGAAATGGACGACGAGGTCGTAACGACCGCCGTGGGTCGTGAACCACGAGGGGATGAAGAGCTCCGAGCCGCGGAGGCCGAGCGCCGTCCGCACCGGCTCGGGCGGCTCCGCCGGACGCGGCGCGGGGGGCTCGGCCTCGGTCTTGGGCGCCGATCCCGCGTCCGCGACCGTCGACGCGGCCGTCGCAGGTGCGGGTCGCTTCTCGTGTGAGCACGCGGCGGCGCCGATGCTCCCGAGAAGCATCACCGCGAACGCTCTGGCAGCAATTTTCCCGTGAACTTTCAAGCGTGCGGGCCCGCATGTGAGGGATCGTTACAACAGGGTGAGTAAACGACGCCTCAGGGCGTGGTTGGATTTGCGCAAGACCAGAGCAAATTGTGCCGCAACTCCGGGGGACATCAAGTTCGCGGCACCTCCCTGTGGGTGGGCATCACCTTTGCGATCACCCATGACCGGAGAGACGATCCACCATGGCCCATCCCAAGATGCCCGCTCGTCCCCAGACCCCGTCGGCTCCGGTCGCCCCGCTGGCGCCCCAAATTCCGTCGGCTGGGAAGAGCTCCTCGGGGATCGCCCCGCGTCCGCCGGCTTCCATTCCGCCCGCGGCGATTCCGCCTTCACCGCCGGTCCCGCAGGCGCTCGCGGAGCCGAGCTATCCGGAGCCGAACCCGACCATCCCGGACATCGAGCCGCCGGTCGCGAGCGGGGTCCAGGCGCCGAGGAGCATCCAGACCGTCCGCCAGCTGGTGGAGACGGTCTCGGTCCCCCGCGTCTCGCTCACGATCGAGCGCGAGGGCGGGATGCCCGCGAACCGCACCATCGTGCACGACGGCGACGTCTGCAAGATCGGCTCGCACGCCTCGAACGACATCGTCCTGCGCGACCCGATGGTCTCGCGCTTCCACTGCCGCCTCGTGCGCGAGGACGGCGTGTGGCGCCTCCGCGACTCCGGCTCGATGAACGGGACGAAGCTCGAGAACGTCCGCGTCCGCGACGCCGACCTCGCGGAGGGCGGCGTGCTCGGCCTCGGCGACTCGATCGTCCGCATCCGCGCGGGCGCGCCGCAGAAGGAAGACATCGTCCCGATGCTGCCGTCGTTCGGCGCGCTCGTGGGGACGAGCATGCCGATGCGCCGCCTCTTCGGGCTTCTCGACAAGATCGCGCAAAGCGACATCAACGTCTTGATCGAGGGCGAGAGCGGCACCGGCAAGGAGCTCGTCGCGACGGAGATCATGCAGCGCAGCGCGCGCGCGGACAAACCGTTCGTCGTCGTCGACTGCGGCGCGATCAGCCCCGCGCTGATCGAGAGCGAGCTCTTCGGTCACATCCGCGGCGCGTTCACGGGCGCCGACCGCGATCGCATGGGCGCGTTCGAGGCCGCCGACGGCGGCACCGTGTTCCTCGACGAGCTCGGCGAGCTCCCGCTCGAGCTGCAGCCCAAGCTGCTGCGCGCCCTCGAGGCGCGCGAGATCCGCCGCGTCGGCGAGACCCGCGCGCGCCGGGTGAACGTCCGCGTCATCTCGGCGACGAACCGCGACCTCGAGCGCGAGGTCAACAAGGGTCGCTTCCGCGAGGACCTCTACTTCCGCATCGCCGTCATCAGCGCGCGCGTGCCCCCGCTCCGCGAGCGCCTCGACGACATGCTGCTGCTCGTCCGCACCTTCCTCTCGCAGCTCGGGGTCCCGGAGGAGGAGCGCCTCTTCGGACAGCAGGCCCTCTCCGAGATGGCGAAGCACGACTGGCCCGGCAACGTGCGCGAGCTCCGCAACTACGTCGAGCGCAGCGTCGTCCTCCAGTCGGCGAGCCCCGCGCTCCGCCGCGGTCAGAACGGCGCGGTCGGCGTCGCGACCTCCGGCCCCGCGAACGGCATCGACCTCTCGGTCCCGTTCCGCATCTCGAAGGACGCCGTGATCGACTCGTTCGAGCGCGGCTACCTCTCGCAGCTCCTCGAAGCGGCGGGCGGCAACATGAGCAAGGCCGCCCGCATGGCGGGGATGGACCGCATGTACCTCCACCGCCTCGTCCAGAAGCACGGCCTCCGCGGCGGCCGCTCCACCGCCCCGCCGAGCGAGTCGCTCCGCGCGGCGACGCCGATCCTCAAGTAGCTGCGTCAGCCCTTCTTCCGCCGCACCACCGAGAGGACCATCCCGAGGTCCTCTCGTCCGAGCTCGCGCGTGGCGACGAGGAGGCCGAGGTACGCGACGCCGAGGAGGGGGGCGACGGCGAGGGTGGCGAGCTTGCCGAAGGGCGGGGTGTAGAGGCCCGCGAACGCGGCGAGCGCGACGCACATGCCGACGCGGAGCGCGGTGAGCGCGGGGACGAACGCGCCGGCGGTGCGGCGCGCGGTGATCACGCCGACGACGAGCGCGAGCGAGAGCGCGGAGAGCACCGCCGTCGCCGACGCGATGAGCTGCGCCTTTCCGAAGATCGCGTCGGGCACGAGGACGCTGCACGCGCCGGCGAGGAGCGCGAGCGCGAGCGCGGTGAGCCCCATCGCCGCGCGCTCGCGGCCGAGGCTGACCAGGATCGTCGTCGTCAGGCTCAGCATCGCGAACGCGCCCTGGCCGAGGACGAGCACGCGCAGCGCCGGCGCGCCGGACGCCGCGACCTCCGGCGCGTACGCGAGCCGGATGAGCGGCTCCGGCATCGCGACGATGACGGAGATCATGAGCCCGCACAGGATCGCGCCGATGCGCGCGCCGCGCGAGACGAGCTCGGCGACGCGTTTGTCGCCCTCCTCCTTCTTCGCCTTCGCGAGCATCGGGAAGAGCACCTGCGTCACGCTGAACAGGAACTGGAAGGGGAGGAACGCGAAGAGCTGGCAGGCGCGGTACACCGCGATCCACTGGTTCGCGGCGGTGCCCGGCTCGAGCAGCGCGCCGCCGGGCGCGACCGCGCCGTCGGCCTTCACCGCGGAGAGCGAGAGGAAGCGGCCGAGCAGGATGATGTCGGCCTGCATCAAGGCCTGGACGAAGAGCTGCGCGAGGATGACGGGCACGATGAGCCGCACGTACTCGCGCGCGGCCGGCACGCCGGCGGGCCGCTCGCCGCTCGGCAGCGCGGCGCCGGTCCCGGTCCACGTGAGCGCGAGGAGGAACACGCCGGTGGCGGCGAGCACGGTGCCGACCGTCGCGCCGAGCATGCCGGGGAGCGTGCCCGCCGCGCGCGCGATGCCGCCGCCGTTCTTCGCGAAGAACCAGCCGACGCCGATCATCGACGCGGTGCGGAGCGTGGCGGCGACGACGTTGAGCGACGCCTGCCGCGTGAACATGCGGCGGCCGTTGAGGTACCCGACGAGCGGCGCGTACACGCCGTACACCGCGAGCACGCCCGCGATCACGACGAGCGGCGTCAGGATCTCGGGCGCGCTCTGGAACGCGGTCACGACCGGCGCGGCGCCGAGCAGGAGCGCGGTCGCGAGCGCGGCGACGCCGAGGTGGACGCGGAGCGCGGCGCGGAACGCCTGGCGCTCGGCGTCACCCGCCGCGGCGGTGACGCGGCTCACGCCCTGGATCGAGCTCGTGACGACGACGTTGTTGAACACGTTCGACACCGCGAGCACGCGCGCGAGGGCGCCGTAGTCCGCGAGGCCGATCGCGCGCTGGAGGAGCGGCTGCTGCACGAAGCCGGTCACGAGGAAGTAGACGTTCGCCGCGAGCATCGCGAGGCCGCCGCGGCCCGCGCGCTTCTGCTCGTCTTCGTTGGCGGTGGCTTCTTTGGTCGCTTCGGTCATGGCTTCGCGGGGAGGAACGCGACCGGCGCGCGCGGGAGCGAGAGCGAGCGGCCGGTCTCGGTCAGCTCGCAGGCGCCGGTGAGGGCGAGCTCGTGGACGAGGAACTGGTTCTGGACCGCGCGGCGATCGCCGACCCAGAGCGTCGAGCCGTGCCAGGTGAGGCCCTGGAGGTCGTAGCCCGGCGTGGGGCCGAGGACGGGAGACGCGTACGAGCGGAGGACCGCGCCGGTGTCGGGATCGAAGGTCACGATCGCGGTCGGGTTCACGCCCGGCTGCGGACCGGCCGCGATCGCGACGCCGCAGCCGGGGCGCACCGCGATCTCGGAGACGCTGCCGCCGAGCGCCCTCTCGGCGGCGAGCAGCTTCGTCGTCGACGTCGCGGTGTCGAAGCGCTCGATGCCGGCGTGCTCGTCGTCGTCCGCGTCGAAGCGGCCCGGCTCGGCGAGGAACAGCGCGCCGCCGAGCTCGACCATCGGGTTGAAGGGGTTCCGTCCGGCGAGGTCTATCGTCGCCTCGACCGTCCGCGTCGCGACGTCGATCCGGAGCATCTGCGAGGGGCGCGTCGACTGGAGCGGCGGCGTCGAGCGATCGTCGAGGCGCTCGAGCGCGACGAACGCCTTCGGGACGCCGCCGACGGGGACGACGCGCACCGACTCGGCCTGCGGGTTGCCGTCCTCGTCGAAGCTCGAGAGATCGAGGTCGCCGTCGACCTCGCCGTTTTTCACGAAGACGAGCTTCGGCGTGTTGTAGAGCGCGACGAGGAGCGTCGCGTCGTCCACGCTCGCGACGTCGTGCGGGTTGGCGCGCGCGGTCGGCGTGCGGAACTCGACGAGGTTCGTCTTCGCGCGCGGCGCTCCGCACGAGGGATCGAGCTCGAACACGAGGTCGCGATCGCGCGAGAGCCAGAACACGCGCCCGCGGTCGCCGACGAGCATCGGATCGTTTCCGAGGTCGACGCCGGTGGTGCGCTCGTCCTCGACGCAGCCGGGCGCATGACACGCGACGCTCGACTCGAAGTCGCTCGCCGCGACGAGGAGCTCGGCCCCCGGGCAGCCGCCCGCCGCCTCGGTCGCGACCGTGTCGCTCTCGCAGGCGAAGAGGATGAGGAGGAGGGCGGGCGCCGAACGCACGCCGCTCTATTACCCCAAAGCGGTGGTCTCGCGACTCAGAACATGTTCTTGGGGTCGAGCGGCTTCCCATCCGGCCCACGCCCAGCCTTGCGATACGCCTCGTCGGGCGTCATCGACGGGGCGGGGGGCGGCGGCGTGACGTCACGGACTCTCATCGAGCTCCGCGCAGCGTCCTTGTACGAAACGGTGACTTCGATGTGGAGGCGCCGGTTCGGCTCCTTCGGCGGGACGGCGTCTTCGAACGTCGTCTTCTGGGCGCCGGCGACGATCTTCGCGTCTTGCACGTGCGCGCGGACGTAGTTCGAGAGCTCCTCCGGCAAGAGCCGGCTCCGGACCTCCACCATGTCCGTGATGCGATAGACGATGGACGAGTCCCGCGGAAGGACGAGGCCGAAGGCGTTCTCGTGCCCTTCGGGGAACTCGCCCTCGCGGAGGTGATCTTTCGGTTTGCCCGCGTCGACCTCGGGGGGTGGCGGTGGCTTCTTGCAAGCGGCGGCGAGGAGCGCCGCCGCGAGGATGGTCACTGCAGAACGAGCGCCCATGAATCGACTTTCGTCGCTTGCTTCGGGAGCGGTCGCGAGACCGACTTGCGGTCCGCCTGCGTGTTCCTGCCGGCGCCGCCGGGGCGGGTGATGCCGAACGTGAGGCTGTAGGATGACGAGGCGACGGATTGGTAGCCCATGTTGCCGTATTCGTCGGTTGCGGCGTCTTCCGAGCATGCG contains:
- a CDS encoding sigma 54-dependent Fis family transcriptional regulator is translated as MRRREEPTLAKRTNPLLGLMTEHATIAIGARVYGDDVVRIGSHPSNELVLDDATVSRFHCRLTRENGRWRLTDSGSLNGTRLDGVRVLVAEVEREATLTLGDTTLRLVPGKTHTSAPPPRDSFGALVGASPPMLRLFEIVERVAASDIDTLVLGESGTGKELVATEIIQRSARADGPLVVVDCGAISPSLVESELFGHVRGAFTGADREREGAFEAADGGTLFLDEIGELPLELQPKLLRALENREVRRVGQNRGKRVDVRVIAATNRDLEPEVNRGRFREDLYYRLAKLTVRIPPLRERLDDVPLLARAFLQALGRPRAIDDAVLADLARHDWPGNVRELRNHVERSLVLSDASLPHRSGTVRRYSPEEAATVPFKEAKEAAIAEFEKSYLEPLLTRTGGNFSKAARDAKMDRMYLHQLAQKHGLDPKRR
- a CDS encoding lipopolysaccharide biosynthesis protein, with translation MTEATKEATANEDEQKRAGRGGLAMLAANVYFLVTGFVQQPLLQRAIGLADYGALARVLAVSNVFNNVVVTSSIQGVSRVTAAAGDAERQAFRAALRVHLGVAALATALLLGAAPVVTAFQSAPEILTPLVVIAGVLAVYGVYAPLVGYLNGRRMFTRQASLNVVAATLRTASMIGVGWFFAKNGGGIARAAGTLPGMLGATVGTVLAATGVFLLALTWTGTGAALPSGERPAGVPAAREYVRLIVPVILAQLFVQALMQADIILLGRFLSLSAVKADGAVAPGGALLEPGTAANQWIAVYRACQLFAFLPFQFLFSVTQVLFPMLAKAKKEEGDKRVAELVSRGARIGAILCGLMISVIVAMPEPLIRLAYAPEVAASGAPALRVLVLGQGAFAMLSLTTTILVSLGRERAAMGLTALALALLAGACSVLVPDAIFGKAQLIASATAVLSALSLALVVGVITARRTAGAFVPALTALRVGMCVALAAFAGLYTPPFGKLATLAVAPLLGVAYLGLLVATRELGREDLGMVLSVVRRKKG
- a CDS encoding serine/threonine protein kinase, which codes for MTCDDERVGPEKVGRYVLHAEIARGGMASVHAARVTGAEGFHRLVAAKRLHPEYAEDPEFVTMFHDEARIASRIHHPNVVPVLDVVVTGAEVMLVQEYVHGVPLSVVMRRARMALKPIPTGISVAIVAGVLAGLHAAHEARDELGTPLDVIHRDVSPQNIMLSTEGVPRLLDFGIAKARTSAHQTRPGVMKGKLSYMAPEQIKADPITRRADVYAAGVVMWELLANRRIGESMSETDYLSMLFDGTIPTLVEECSAWRRSMGQAGWKRLIALDAVVMRAISLAPGDRYATALEMAEAMCTAHPPATQADLGAWLAEVADDHMARLRRTLAQSEEEWRASSRVEAATLSRRSVAVAADPDPAEERMTVPTPRVFFPEELEAELAAVAQPSPRSVEVDESELVATAKRPPRGEDGALFVLPRSSPCLEPATPSAGFAPLAEALDSAQLAAAAAAREALESGPRLPAAAAPSSGALPASEKRRSSRDAPSSGALPAKRRDVLSDSDARLAALVDGPIVMSPFARAVAAHDSAPPESVPAMTQSGAPAAAGRRRVWPWLVAAACVFAASFVATRHVSRAPAAAPSPPASSPPAPAATVPPLPAALLEITPVATSTSAEPAATACVPAASTSSTSASSSRPPPPPPAAKPVRRECKPVWDPVKKAFTTAACRR
- a CDS encoding sigma 54-dependent Fis family transcriptional regulator, yielding MPANRTIVHDGDVCKIGSHASNDIVLRDPMVSRFHCRLVREDGVWRLRDSGSMNGTKLENVRVRDADLAEGGVLGLGDSIVRIRAGAPQKEDIVPMLPSFGALVGTSMPMRRLFGLLDKIAQSDINVLIEGESGTGKELVATEIMQRSARADKPFVVVDCGAISPALIESELFGHIRGAFTGADRDRMGAFEAADGGTVFLDELGELPLELQPKLLRALEAREIRRVGETRARRVNVRVISATNRDLEREVNKGRFREDLYFRIAVISARVPPLRERLDDMLLLVRTFLSQLGVPEEERLFGQQALSEMAKHDWPGNVRELRNYVERSVVLQSASPALRRGQNGAVGVATSGPANGIDLSVPFRISKDAVIDSFERGYLSQLLEAAGGNMSKAARMAGMDRMYLHRLVQKHGLRGGRSTAPPSESLRAATPILK
- a CDS encoding glucose 1-dehydrogenase — its product is MNPQEKHPKPPFEDDPQSIPARESRMRDKPDHGETSYRGHGKLKDRVAIVTGGDSGIGRAVALAFAREGADVAIAYLDEHDDAKETKRLVEEAGRRALLVAGDLAEKEACHRLVDTVVDTFGRVDVLVNNAAHQGKAADTFEDLDPERVERTFKVNILAMFHLVRRALPHMKEGASIINVASIQAYQPSKEILDYAATKGAIVTFTKGLAEETIERGIRVNCVAPGPVWTPIIVQSFEKEKIADFGSRSVMKRPAQPAELAPAFVFLASDEASYVNGEVLGVTGGKPLS